The Apium graveolens cultivar Ventura chromosome 11, ASM990537v1, whole genome shotgun sequence genome has a window encoding:
- the LOC141695295 gene encoding F-box protein SNE-like, with amino-acid sequence MSEIGKRKRSNFCINDHIDILIEILKRLDDRSLGVAASVCRLWCSVTRNDSLWEHLCFRNVSPAPLGVRPVVVALGGYRKLYMVCVRPVLSRLKRGKPGGSDIGRRVWSKQEVELWLSLFCVEYYERLMLGGGKVGGDKETSSLMFLCNAV; translated from the coding sequence ATGTCTGAGATAGGTAAACGCAAGAGATCCAACTTTTGCATTAACGACCACATAGATATCCTCATTGAAATACTGAAGCGGCTCGACGACCGTTCACTCGGTGTAGCCGCTTCAGTATGTCGCCTATGGTGCTCCGTCACGAGAAACGACTCGTTGTGGGAGCACCTCTGCTTCCGCAACGTGTCACCAGCGCCATTGGGAGTGCGGCCCGTAGTCGTGGCGCTGGGCGGATACAGGAAGCTGTACATGGTGTGCGTCAGGCCGGTGTTGAGTAGACTTAAACGAGGGAAGCCTGGTGGTTCGGACATTGGGAGACGTGTTTGGAGTAAGCAGGAGGTTGAGCTCTGGTTGTCATTGTTTTGTGTTGAGTATTATGAGAGGTTAATGTTGGGTGGAGGAAAAGTTGGCGGTGACAAGGAAACATCTTCGTTGATGTTTCTTTGCAATGCAGTCTGA
- the LOC141695294 gene encoding receptor-like protein 49, whose translation MASYSFKNSLFLFLLYTLDVVTVVHTLTHSTATLCHDHERSALLHFKQSLSLNVSVSIDSSAYSKTESWKVTGENTTDCCSWHGVECDDKTGYIIGLHLSSSFLYGILHSNSTVFSLVHLQTLNLADNDFQNSTIPREISHLSSLSRLNLSLSVFSGPIPAELSKMFKLTSLDLSNNNFHGIFPIDIFLLPHMLSLNVVGNQYLTGYLPEFNQTSSLKELALYFTNFSGNLPISIGSLQSLTILKLGECYFSGSIPASIGNLTELTYLSLSNNMLDRSNKLSWLDKLTKLSFLDLDHTNLYGEIPSSFSNHTQLTHLYLGSNHFAGEIPLWLMNMTQLNTLSFRNNELTGNIPSSFSQLKNLQNLDLSVNKLVGTVEADIFLGLTKLTFLSLSSNKITLLTHHHINFTHAKFKTLQLVSCNLKTFPYFLKFQSNLEVLFLEENNIHHKIPLWIWNVSDHLEAIAVNRNFLTSMELNSTVLPSKSLRVIDISNNMLQGNLPILPPKTILLFASFNRLSGHIPPKICSQMSLKFLDLSYNNMSGRILPCLDNSLEDLVLQGNNFSGPIPQTYSKECKLKVMDLSQNQFTEIPKSLSNCKMLRILDLSDNQIEQPFPIWLERIPQLQVLLLHSNKFHGAMGSPESRLGFPMLRILDLSGNFLTGNLPVEYILIWNTMKISTPEVEPYINVDVNFKTRTWRWSIPYIQGSITLTNKGVKRKYQKISNVFTAIDLSSNKFTGQIPKILGRLEALQMLDLSNNELTGPIPQSLTSLTQLESLDLSQNKLSGVIPQQLASQLHFLAFFNVSYNLLSGRIPRGSQFETFENISYVGNSRLCGVPLKKNCGTVHLFPADTDQKDEEDNEDFEFPSGYDWIFILAGTGAGLIVGFVVGNIITDRYSWRISWLFYIIGRMLKNPKRRKRQIIRN comes from the coding sequence ATGGCGTCCTATAGCTTTAAAAACTCCCTATTCTTGTTTCTTCTATACACTCTTGATGTTGTTACTGTGGTGCATACCTTAACGCACTCCACTGCTACTCTGTGCCATGATCATGAGAGATCCGCTTTGTTACATTTTAAGCAAAGCCTTTCTCTTAATGTGTCTGTCTCCATTGATTCCTCTGCTTACTCAAAGACTGAATCTTGGAAGGTTACTGGAGAAAATACTACTGATTGCTGCTCGTGGCATGGGGTTGAATGCGATGATAAAACTGGTTACATCATCGGTCTTCACCTCAGCAGCAGTTTCCTCTATGGCATTCTTCATTCCAATAGCACTGTCTTTAGCCTTGTTCACCTTCAGACCCTAAACCTGGCTGATAATGACTTCCAAAACTCAACAATCCCGCGTGAAATTTCTCATCTTTCAAGTTTATCACGTCTTAATCTCTCACTCTCTGTTTTTTCTGGCCCAATCCCAGCCGAGCTGTCAAAAATGTTTAAATTGACTTCTCTTGATCTGAGCAACAACAATTTCCATGGTATCTTTCCGATTGACATTTTCCTTTTACCCCACATGCTTTCTCTTAATGTGGTTGGCAACCAATATCTCACCGGTTATTTACCTGAGTTTAACCAAACAAGCTCTTTGAAAGAACTAGCACTATATTTCACAAATTTCTCAGGTAACTTACCTATCTCAATCGGAAGCCTGCAGTCACTAACAATATTGAAACTCGGGGAATGCTATTTCTCAGGATCGATTCCAGCCTCAATTGGTAACTTAACCGAGCTCACTTATTTATCACTTTCCAATAACATGCTTGACAGGTCAAACAAACTTTCTTGGCTTGACAAGCTAACTAAACTTTCTTTTCTGGACCTAGATCATACCAATCTATATGGTGAAATCCCATCATCCTTTTCAAACCATACCCAACTTACTCATCTTTACCTTGGATCTAATCACTTTGCTGGTGAAATTCCGTTGTGGCTGATGAACATGACCCAGTTGAATACATTAAGTTTTCGCAATAATGAACTGACAGGCAATATCCCAAGCTCATTCTCACAACTCAAGAACCTTCAAAATCTTGATCTAAGTGTAAATAAGCTTGTCGGAACGGTAGAGGCTGATATTTTTCTGGGCCTCACAAAGCTCACCTTTCTCAGTTTATCTTCAAACAAGATAACGTTACTCACCCACCATCACATTAACTTCACTCATGCAAAATTTAAAACTTTACAATTAGTTAGCTGTAATCTAAAAACGTTCCCCTATTTTCTCAAATTCCAGAGTAATTTGGAAGTTCTGTTCCTGGAAGAAAATAATATTCACCATAAAATACCGCTCTGGATATGGAATGTAAGTGATCATCTTGAGGCGATTGCAGTAAATAGGAACTTCCTTACATCCATGGAACTAAATTCGACTGTTCTTCCAAGTAAGAGCTTAAGAGTCATAGACATAAGCAATAATATGCTGCAAGGTAATCTCCCAATTCTACCACCAAAAACAATTTTGTTATTTGCATCATTCAACAGACTGAGTGGACATATCCCACCCAAGATCTGTAGTCAAATGTCTCTTAAATTTCTTGACTTGTCGTATAATAACATGAGTGGACGGATTCTTCCTTGTCTCGATAATTCTTTGGAAGATCTTGTTCTCCAAGGCAACAACTTTTCAGGTCCAATTCCTCAAACATACTCAAAGGAATGCAAATTGAAGGTGATGGACTTGAGTCAAAACCAGTTCACAGAAATACCAAAATCATTGTCAAACTGTAAAATGCTTAGGATTTTGGATCTATCTGATAATCAGATTGAGCAGCCTTTTCCCATCTGGTTGGAAAGAATTCCGCAGCTGCAAGTTCTACTTCTGCACTCCAACAAATTTCATGGTGCAATGGGAAGTCCTGAAAGTCGTTTGGGGTTCCCAATGTTGCGAATACTTGATCTCTCTGGAAACTTTCTAACTGGTAATTTGCCTGTGGAGTATATCCTGATCTGGAATACAATGAAGATATCTACTCCAGAAGTGGAACCATATATAAACGTAGATGTAAACTTTAAAACCAGGACTTGGCGTTGGAGTATCCCATATATACAGGGCTCTATAACTCTTACCAACAAAGGTGTAAAGAGAAAGTACCAAAAGATTTCAAATGTTTTCACTGCTATTGATCTCTCAAGTAATAAATTTACGGGGCAGATTCCAAAAATTTTAGGGCGTCTGGAGGCGCTTCAAATGCTCGACCTTTCAAACAATGAGCTCACCGGTCCCATTCCTCAATCCTTAACGAGCCTTACGCAGCTTGAGTCATTGGACCTTTCACAAAACAAGCTCTCAGGAGTCATCCCTCAGCAACTAGCATCACAACTCCATTTCCTTGCATTTTTCAATGTGTCTTACAACCTCCTGAGTGGTCGCATACCACGAGGCTCACAATTTGAGACATTTGAGAACATTTCTTATGTGGGAAACTCAAGACTTTGCGGAGTCCCTTTAAAGAAGAATTGTGGAACAGTGCACTTATTTCCAGCTGACACAGACCAGAAAGATGAGGAAGATAATGAAGATTTTGAGTTCCCCAGTGGCTATGATTGGATCTTCATCTTAGCAGGAACCGGAGCTGGACTAATAGTTGGGTTTGTTGTGGGAAACATTATAACAGATCGATACTCGTGGCGAATTAGTTGGCTATTTTACATCATTGGACGTATGCTAAAGAACCCGAAGAGACGGAAGAGGCAGATCATTCGGAATTAG